From a region of the bacterium genome:
- a CDS encoding cytochrome c3 family protein gives MTQATKVLTAVFLALATVPAAKALSDDTCLSCHSTKDAFADAGERAGRLVVPPDALKGSKHEGFACTQCHADLAKDDAPIPHPARLAPVDCGACHAEVAETLRKTSVHASGMKPREGAKSPCADCHGSHQIRGKDDAAAAINPKRLADTCGACHAAKDGKDVVGEWKRSIHGRAVLVYEIAEAPTCAACHKPHEIRRIADPENPLNRRNRMKVCASCHPSESAAVLRGAHGKGWAAGNADAPVCTDCHGAHDIDRPNERASRVYAGRVAATCGRCHGDPALAARNNLKADRVSTYQNSYHGKGSLWHSSNVANCASCHQYHDVRGSSDPASPINDKNIRATCGRPDCHPNATAEFARLPVHAGADARGRGLLRSIKISYLLLIFGTLGGMALHQLLELFRLFRARRRPIEADPGDVAPPRAPPLSRLEVKGGRYVVRRWDPNMVVQHLLLTITFTTLAATGFLLELPAAAAGNLGAQAFALRANLHRIAAVLLLAVGAYHLIWLRFTARGRREFVAMLPLPLEEFRHLWRTIRWFVGIDERPPAGRRYNYREKAEYWALVWGTAVMGATGIILWTAPRWHWLVVEVARVVHLYEAMLAVGAILIWHMLGVQFRPGIHGTHPTWIDGTITPHLMKEEHAAEYRQMVLWHGVDPERDVPPSWAEELPRPAAPPAAPDGKSPEEGASGAPESGGNEPRRA, from the coding sequence GTGACGCAGGCGACGAAGGTCCTCACCGCGGTCTTTTTGGCCTTGGCGACCGTCCCCGCCGCGAAGGCGCTGTCGGACGACACCTGCCTCTCCTGTCATTCGACGAAGGACGCCTTCGCCGACGCCGGGGAACGGGCCGGACGGCTCGTCGTCCCCCCCGACGCCCTCAAGGGGTCGAAGCACGAGGGGTTCGCCTGCACCCAGTGCCACGCCGATCTGGCCAAGGACGACGCGCCGATCCCCCACCCGGCGCGGCTCGCGCCGGTCGACTGCGGCGCCTGCCACGCCGAGGTCGCCGAGACGCTCCGCAAGACCTCCGTCCACGCGTCGGGAATGAAGCCGCGCGAGGGGGCGAAGTCCCCCTGCGCCGACTGCCACGGCTCGCACCAGATCCGCGGCAAGGACGACGCCGCGGCGGCGATCAATCCGAAGCGGCTCGCCGACACCTGCGGCGCCTGCCACGCGGCGAAGGACGGCAAGGACGTCGTCGGCGAGTGGAAGCGCTCGATCCACGGGCGCGCCGTGCTCGTCTACGAGATCGCCGAGGCGCCGACCTGCGCCGCCTGCCACAAGCCGCACGAGATCCGGCGCATCGCCGATCCGGAGAACCCGCTCAATCGCCGCAACCGGATGAAGGTCTGCGCCTCCTGCCATCCCTCCGAATCGGCCGCCGTCCTGCGCGGCGCGCACGGCAAGGGCTGGGCCGCCGGCAACGCCGACGCGCCGGTCTGCACCGACTGCCACGGGGCCCACGACATCGACCGGCCGAACGAACGCGCGTCGCGCGTCTACGCCGGGCGCGTCGCCGCGACCTGCGGCCGCTGCCACGGCGACCCGGCGCTGGCCGCGCGCAACAACCTCAAGGCCGACCGCGTCTCGACCTACCAGAACTCGTACCACGGCAAGGGGAGCCTCTGGCACAGTTCCAACGTCGCCAACTGCGCCTCCTGCCACCAGTACCACGACGTCCGCGGCTCGTCCGATCCGGCGTCGCCGATCAACGACAAGAACATCCGGGCGACCTGCGGCCGTCCCGACTGCCACCCGAACGCGACCGCCGAGTTCGCGCGCCTGCCGGTCCACGCCGGCGCCGACGCGCGGGGCCGCGGCCTGCTGCGCTCGATCAAGATCTCCTACCTGCTGCTGATCTTCGGCACGCTCGGCGGGATGGCGCTGCACCAGCTCCTCGAGCTCTTCCGGCTGTTCCGCGCCCGCCGCCGCCCCATCGAGGCCGATCCGGGGGACGTCGCCCCGCCGCGGGCGCCGCCGCTCTCGCGCCTCGAGGTCAAGGGCGGCCGCTACGTCGTCCGCCGCTGGGACCCGAACATGGTCGTGCAGCATCTCCTGCTGACGATCACGTTCACGACGCTCGCCGCGACCGGATTCCTGCTCGAACTCCCCGCGGCGGCGGCGGGGAACCTCGGCGCGCAGGCGTTCGCCCTCCGCGCGAACCTCCACCGCATCGCGGCGGTGCTGCTCCTCGCCGTCGGGGCCTACCACCTGATCTGGCTGCGGTTCACCGCGCGCGGCCGACGGGAGTTCGTGGCGATGCTCCCGCTGCCGCTCGAGGAGTTCCGGCACCTCTGGCGGACGATCCGCTGGTTCGTCGGAATCGACGAGCGGCCGCCGGCCGGGCGGCGCTACAACTACCGCGAGAAGGCGGAGTACTGGGCGCTGGTCTGGGGCACGGCGGTGATGGGCGCGACGGGGATCATCCTCTGGACCGCCCCTCGCTGGCACTGGCTGGTCGTCGAAGTGGCGCGCGTCGTCCACCTCTACGAGGCGATGCTCGCCGTCGGGGCGATCCTGATCTGGCATATGCTCGGCGTGCAGTTCAGGCCGGGGATCCACGGGACCCATCCGACGTGGATCGACGGTACCATCACGCCGCACCTGATGAAGGAAGAGCACGCCGCGGAGTACCGGCAGATGGTCCTCTGGCACGGCGTGGACCCGGAACGCGACGTGCCGCCGTCGTGGGCCGAGGAGTTGCCCCGTCCGGCGGCGCCCCCCGCGGCGCCGGACGGAAAGAGCCCGGAGGAAGGCGCGTCCGGCGCGCCCGAGTCCGGCGGAAACGAGCCGCGCCGAGCCTG